A genomic region of Catalinimonas niigatensis contains the following coding sequences:
- a CDS encoding sulfatase-like hydrolase/transferase → MYKLLMRMTATLVVCSSCIAFAQNTRQPNIIIMMVDDMGFSGPSIAPYNNPNYETPGMDRLATEGLLFSNFHTSGAVCSPTRAGLLTGRYQQRAGIEAVIHPDSDHPEHRKWLHASEITFAELFKQAGYATGIVGKWHLGYPENNDEIHPQNHGFDYFKGYHSGNIDYINHWGDHMKHDWWHGRQEKVEEGYSTHLINKYAIEFIEQNRDKPFCLYVAHESPHTPVQGPNDPIQRGPGKEPRKTPQDEAMKQMILEMDKGVEEVRAKLVELGLDENTLFLFFSDNGPQKQSNTKSTRFRGEKGTVYEGGTRVPAIAWWPGKIKPGTKVDDLSITLDVMPTILSIAAIEVPQEHKLDGIDLSPMLLEQAPLPVRPLFWAHLSNNGNRSEAVRHGSWKLVVQHDGAKPGTFENESIELFNLTTDESEKTNLADKYPERAAAMLKNIKDWYAEMQKNATAQPGGWLSMEN, encoded by the coding sequence ATGTACAAATTATTAATGCGAATGACTGCAACTTTAGTGGTTTGTAGTTCATGTATTGCTTTTGCTCAAAATACAAGGCAACCTAACATTATTATTATGATGGTAGATGATATGGGTTTCTCTGGACCATCAATTGCACCGTATAATAATCCTAATTATGAGACACCCGGAATGGATCGATTGGCAACTGAGGGGTTACTTTTTTCCAATTTCCATACATCAGGAGCAGTTTGTTCACCGACCAGAGCAGGTCTTTTAACGGGACGATATCAACAAAGAGCTGGAATTGAGGCGGTAATCCATCCGGATTCTGACCATCCAGAGCATCGTAAGTGGCTTCATGCCTCGGAAATTACTTTCGCCGAGTTATTTAAGCAGGCAGGCTATGCCACAGGGATAGTTGGTAAGTGGCATCTGGGTTATCCTGAGAATAATGATGAGATTCATCCCCAAAACCATGGCTTTGATTACTTTAAAGGATACCATAGTGGGAATATTGATTACATCAACCATTGGGGTGACCATATGAAGCATGACTGGTGGCATGGTCGCCAAGAGAAAGTAGAAGAAGGTTACTCAACACACCTGATAAACAAATACGCCATAGAGTTTATTGAACAAAACAGGGATAAACCTTTTTGTCTTTACGTTGCTCATGAATCACCACATACTCCTGTTCAGGGGCCGAACGATCCTATTCAACGTGGACCCGGCAAAGAACCTAGAAAAACACCCCAGGACGAGGCCATGAAGCAAATGATTCTTGAAATGGACAAAGGGGTTGAAGAAGTTCGGGCTAAACTAGTAGAACTGGGTCTTGACGAAAATACCCTATTCCTTTTTTTTTCTGATAATGGTCCCCAAAAACAGAGCAATACTAAAAGCACACGTTTTCGTGGAGAAAAAGGAACCGTTTACGAAGGGGGAACCCGTGTTCCAGCAATTGCATGGTGGCCTGGTAAAATAAAACCGGGAACAAAAGTCGATGATTTGAGCATTACTCTTGATGTAATGCCCACTATACTCTCCATTGCCGCTATTGAAGTACCACAAGAACACAAACTAGACGGGATTGACCTTTCGCCCATGCTACTCGAGCAAGCGCCATTACCTGTTCGCCCCTTGTTTTGGGCACATTTGAGTAATAATGGAAATCGAAGTGAGGCTGTTCGTCATGGCTCTTGGAAGCTTGTTGTTCAACATGATGGGGCGAAACCTGGAACCTTTGAGAATGAATCAATCGAATTATTCAATCTAACTACTGATGAGAGTGAAAAGACCAATCTGGCCGACAAATATCCGGAACGGGCTGCTGCAATGTTGAAAAATATTAAGGATTGGTATGCTGAAATGCAAAAGAATGCGACAGCACAACCGGGTGGTTGGCTTAGTATGGAAAATTAA
- a CDS encoding 3-keto-disaccharide hydrolase has translation MNTKLDEIFNSSKSTLSYIIIVCTIFFLITGYTKVQTENKNQKDFVKIFNGKNLDNWEGDPTYWRVENGNLVGEVTPETLLERNSFIIWRGGLPSNFELKVDYRVSKNGNSGINYRSEEVDGVPFALRGYQADLDGANRYTGSNYEERRRTTIASRGEKVILKTAGANQSLADNIEKNRWTAIEVVGSLGDKDSLASYVKNEDWNEYHLIIKGNHLKHYINGVLMSDVKDKDKLNRRLKGLLGVQVHVGPPMKIEYRNFRLKEL, from the coding sequence ATGAACACAAAACTTGATGAAATATTCAATAGCTCTAAATCAACACTTAGTTATATCATAATTGTTTGTACAATCTTCTTCCTTATTACAGGTTACACAAAAGTTCAAACAGAAAACAAAAATCAAAAGGATTTTGTAAAAATATTTAACGGAAAAAATTTGGATAATTGGGAAGGTGATCCAACTTACTGGAGAGTTGAAAATGGTAATTTGGTTGGAGAAGTAACTCCTGAGACACTCCTGGAGAGAAACTCGTTTATCATTTGGAGAGGGGGCTTACCGTCCAATTTTGAACTTAAGGTTGACTATAGAGTATCCAAGAATGGAAATAGTGGGATCAATTATCGCAGTGAAGAAGTGGATGGGGTTCCTTTTGCACTGAGGGGTTACCAAGCTGATTTGGATGGCGCAAATCGTTATACGGGCAGTAATTACGAAGAACGGAGAAGAACAACCATTGCTTCCCGAGGGGAAAAGGTAATATTAAAAACTGCAGGGGCAAATCAATCTCTTGCCGATAACATTGAAAAAAATAGATGGACTGCAATAGAAGTTGTGGGTTCTTTAGGGGATAAAGACTCCTTGGCTAGTTATGTTAAAAATGAGGATTGGAACGAATATCATTTGATTATCAAAGGAAATCATTTGAAGCATTATATAAATGGCGTTCTTATGAGTGATGTAAAGGATAAGGATAAATTGAACAGAAGACTTAAGGGGCTATTAGGAGTACAGGTTCATGTAGGCCCACCAATGAAAATTGAGTATAGAAATTTTAGATTAAAGGAACTTTAG
- a CDS encoding RagB/SusD family nutrient uptake outer membrane protein — MKSLLSKIIFLGLFAIVSSCENVLEVEPVGQAVVDNVYTDVNGAINGINAAYNPLTNLYSGGLIPMVRIAHLASDDAYTWRAATQVQSFITTSADPDLERIWEMSYQGINNCNVVLNRVPDVDFNDDPALQNSILGQAYFLRAFNYFNLVRLFGGVPILLEETTTVNEAKRERATVEATYSQIIDDLNNAVQLLPEVSAYNGSTGRERGRASKGSANALLAWVNLTIENWQEAISAADNVISSGQYELFENYADNFYGTNENGTESLFEVQFGNLGSPTSNSLEYFGHPSLISGNGQYAEIATSNNVNTGIVKASGGGIGLVDDFEAGDTRFDVAISYYDFTESVVVPNGPPDPLVNKYFVGTEFLGNASPINFPILRYADLLLIKAEALNEINGGDSEAVNIINNLIRERAGLGPLSSDITSNQTTFRAAIWKERRTETAFEAKRFFDLNRTGRLSERIAQQGVTISAAKITSHPITQKPQFLFAIPFSEIVTNELITQNPGY, encoded by the coding sequence ATGAAATCACTTTTATCAAAAATAATTTTTCTGGGCTTATTTGCTATTGTTTCAAGTTGCGAAAATGTTCTGGAAGTAGAACCGGTAGGTCAAGCCGTCGTGGATAATGTCTATACCGATGTTAATGGAGCAATAAATGGAATAAACGCGGCGTATAATCCGCTTACCAACCTTTACAGTGGTGGACTTATTCCAATGGTTCGCATAGCCCATTTGGCCAGCGATGACGCCTATACATGGAGAGCTGCAACGCAAGTACAGAGTTTTATAACCACTTCGGCTGATCCCGACCTGGAGCGAATCTGGGAGATGTCCTATCAGGGTATCAATAATTGTAATGTGGTCTTAAATCGCGTGCCTGATGTAGATTTTAATGATGATCCGGCACTTCAAAATAGTATTCTTGGTCAAGCGTACTTTTTGAGGGCATTTAATTATTTTAATCTTGTCCGTTTGTTTGGAGGTGTACCTATACTGTTGGAAGAGACCACAACAGTCAATGAAGCTAAAAGAGAACGTGCTACGGTAGAGGCTACTTACAGCCAAATTATCGATGATTTGAATAATGCAGTTCAACTACTTCCTGAAGTATCGGCTTACAATGGTTCTACCGGAAGAGAAAGAGGAAGGGCATCTAAAGGTTCGGCTAATGCTTTACTCGCTTGGGTAAACCTTACAATTGAAAATTGGCAGGAAGCAATAAGTGCTGCAGATAACGTAATTAGCTCAGGACAATACGAACTTTTTGAAAATTATGCAGATAATTTTTATGGGACCAATGAAAATGGTACAGAGTCTCTTTTTGAAGTTCAATTTGGCAATCTTGGATCTCCAACATCCAACTCGTTGGAATATTTTGGGCATCCTTCACTGATTTCAGGAAATGGGCAATATGCCGAAATTGCCACTAGTAATAACGTGAATACTGGAATTGTAAAAGCTTCAGGTGGAGGTATAGGGCTAGTTGATGATTTCGAAGCCGGCGATACGCGGTTTGACGTTGCTATATCTTATTACGATTTTACAGAGAGTGTAGTAGTACCAAATGGGCCTCCAGATCCTTTGGTCAACAAATATTTTGTTGGTACAGAATTTCTTGGAAATGCCAGTCCTATTAATTTCCCAATATTACGTTATGCAGATTTGTTATTGATCAAGGCTGAAGCGTTAAATGAAATTAACGGGGGGGATTCCGAAGCCGTTAATATAATTAACAATCTAATAAGGGAACGTGCCGGTTTAGGTCCATTATCTTCTGACATAACATCGAATCAAACTACTTTTAGGGCAGCAATTTGGAAAGAACGCAGAACGGAAACAGCTTTTGAAGCTAAACGATTTTTTGATTTAAATAGAACAGGTAGACTTTCTGAAAGAATAGCACAACAAGGAGTTACGATTTCCGCCGCAAAGATAACTTCTCACCCTATCACTCAGAAACCACAGTTTCTCTTTGCGATACCATTTAGTGAAATTGTGACCAATGAATTGATAACGCAAAATCCTGGCTATTAA
- a CDS encoding RNA polymerase sigma factor, with protein sequence MMSNSGDSILYKHKQESGERDKLCSSRVIASATKNYKEQELWESFIRGNESAYDLLYQISFHSLYNYGMKLCSQHDLVKDSIHDLFIDLWKYRSNPSRIHAIKPYQYKALRNIILKAQAKNLPSIAVEEAYHFSFDTSTETKLILQETQDGQRDKLQNALNSLTQKQREVIFLKFFDQLSYEDVANVLGISTKATYKLVARAIGFLRKKMMFITVLFTLFG encoded by the coding sequence ATGATGTCTAATAGCGGAGATTCTATATTGTATAAGCATAAACAGGAATCAGGAGAGAGGGATAAACTCTGCTCTAGTAGGGTAATTGCATCAGCTACCAAAAATTACAAAGAGCAAGAGTTGTGGGAGTCCTTCATTAGAGGTAATGAGTCTGCTTATGATTTACTATATCAAATTTCATTTCATAGCTTGTATAACTACGGTATGAAGCTTTGTAGTCAACATGATCTAGTGAAAGACAGCATTCATGATTTGTTTATTGATCTCTGGAAGTACCGCTCTAATCCTTCTCGTATCCATGCTATTAAGCCTTATCAATACAAAGCCCTAAGAAACATTATTCTCAAGGCCCAGGCAAAGAATTTACCTTCAATAGCTGTAGAAGAAGCTTACCATTTTTCTTTTGATACCTCCACAGAAACAAAACTCATTCTACAAGAAACCCAGGATGGACAAAGAGACAAACTACAAAATGCGCTCAATTCACTGACTCAGAAGCAACGTGAGGTCATCTTCCTTAAGTTTTTTGATCAGCTCTCATACGAAGATGTGGCAAATGTACTAGGAATATCCACTAAAGCTACTTATAAGCTGGTGGCTCGGGCTATAGGTTTTTTGCGTAAAAAAATGATGTTCATAACAGTGCTTTTTACCCTGTTTGGATAA
- a CDS encoding FecR family protein, with translation MNYRSFSVEDFVADSYFQRWILSGEETAEVFWKKWLHDHPEQREDILEAAAILRSMQFTVDEPAEEDAEEVWRDIIRNRSTGRYKVKKQKQPTFSWYAVAASVSIVIAITFGLLKVQDGNHTLFGISYQTDFGQTQSITLPDGSSVILGANSDLHYSSGLLGNGERTVSLKGEAYFSVMHTEDDQKFIVLSDEVAITVLGTKFNVNNRRDDNQILLEEGSIRLSLPKAVNKAEKVEVQMQPGELVTVEGGKITKAIAQTEKYISWTEGVFVFEKAPLSEVIELIEDHFGYTVITQGVEPEEMIMTAELRTTDLDMMLRYLSEIFQLKVEKKHDTITLSNP, from the coding sequence ATGAATTACCGCAGCTTTTCTGTAGAAGATTTTGTAGCAGATTCCTACTTTCAGCGTTGGATCTTATCAGGAGAGGAGACAGCTGAGGTCTTTTGGAAAAAATGGCTACATGACCATCCTGAACAAAGAGAAGATATCCTGGAGGCAGCAGCTATTCTGAGAAGTATGCAATTCACGGTGGATGAACCGGCAGAGGAAGATGCAGAAGAAGTATGGCGTGATATAATCCGTAACCGCTCTACAGGTAGATATAAAGTCAAAAAGCAAAAACAACCAACGTTCTCTTGGTATGCTGTAGCAGCCTCAGTATCCATAGTGATAGCTATAACATTTGGGTTGCTAAAAGTACAGGATGGGAATCATACACTCTTTGGTATCAGTTATCAGACAGATTTCGGTCAGACTCAGTCTATAACACTGCCTGATGGATCTTCAGTCATTTTAGGTGCCAATTCTGATCTCCACTACTCCTCAGGATTGTTGGGCAATGGAGAGCGAACTGTATCTCTGAAAGGAGAAGCCTATTTTTCAGTAATGCATACCGAAGATGATCAAAAGTTTATTGTCTTATCAGATGAGGTAGCGATTACTGTGTTGGGAACCAAGTTCAACGTAAACAATCGTCGTGATGACAACCAGATTCTGCTTGAAGAGGGGAGTATTCGCCTCAGCTTACCCAAAGCAGTTAACAAGGCTGAAAAAGTAGAAGTGCAGATGCAGCCGGGTGAACTGGTCACTGTAGAAGGAGGTAAGATAACCAAAGCAATAGCTCAGACAGAAAAATATATATCCTGGACTGAGGGAGTTTTTGTATTTGAAAAAGCACCTCTTTCAGAAGTAATAGAATTGATAGAAGACCATTTTGGGTACACAGTCATTACTCAGGGCGTTGAGCCTGAAGAAATGATCATGACTGCTGAGCTTCGTACCACAGACCTGGATATGATGCTTCGCTATTTATCAGAAATTTTTCAACTAAAAGTAGAAAAAAAGCATGACACGATCACCTTAAGCAATCCTTAA
- a CDS encoding SusC/RagA family TonB-linked outer membrane protein produces the protein MSNNLLSIGKYLLIILLCSMSLIPSLAQQPLASVSSVSHSNAQDDKAMSLGKVLEQIKTQYQVTFGYQEKLVAGKKVESELWKEQSLKQALETVLSPHGLEYKQLDDVHFVITLKDKDLPEKLLPKEVGSTGNSKQPDNALLLRKLTSQSVQVIKDLDKTLSGRVTDGESGDPLPGVNILAKGTTSGTVTDIEGNYRLTVSDEVNTLVFSSIGYLTEEVEINGRNTIDINLMPDIQSLSEVLVVGYGTVKKTDLTGSVVSVSTEGLENLPVGNAQEFLQGRAAGVQVQQRGGDLDGNFGILIRGVNSTGLNGPLYVVDGIPLAAELSSTINPNDIASLNILKDASATAIYGSRASNGVVVITTKTGRKGKSSINLEVKNGIETDVNRLDMMNTSEYLEFAEQAYSNSGREWPGISEDLAANDNDWQDLMLQTGKWREYNLTASGGSEKTTFLFSGSYLNRTGILIGTDLERYSFRVNLDHDLNSKLTMGVRLTNSFQNQEVAVNDVRFGNGYRLALFSRSWNPYKDEDGNFTGLQNLSPPNNGPQRNPVAETLEEIRQQDENRILGNVFAEYTFFEGLSFKVNLGVDLINGNNYTYLPKFDRGGYSRPVGDVTEFNSTDLNYLTDYTLTYNKTFGKHKVTGLLGSSIQKFNNQFFSVRANGTTNNALNQIGNQPNITDGTSSELNASILSYFGRLNYVFDDKYLLTATIRRDGSSRFGPGNKYGNFPSGSLAWRLSEERFMENVTLIDDLKLRASYGLTGNQAIADFQYLATTSPANYVFGDTEVSGIAPNSFANTDVQWETNKQLDLGVDLTLFSNRLSISADYYNKKSEDLLVVVPKPLTTGIPSDPTVNLGSIRNKGFDFSVTSYNFVSDFEWTTNLNFSTNKNEVLDIGQNALGEPTQIPGEAVAPFQGGIPINLTTAGQPIGAFYTLVFDGIWQENEAVQAEQFGVEPGDSKYVDQNGDGVINPDDRVFIGQANPKFYGGLTNTFSYKNFSVSTFINWQHGNQIFNQVRQFIEAGIPDVNVLDVDYWTPENQSNIYPRPLSDGRAFNYNTQPSTRLLEDGSFIRLKNVSLSYDFPKDIVDKIGFSIRMGFIATNLFTITQYSGLDPESASSDVLSGGFDSTPYPLSRTYLFSLNLGF, from the coding sequence ATGTCTAACAATTTACTTTCTATTGGAAAATATTTACTAATCATACTGCTCTGTAGTATGAGTTTGATTCCATCTCTGGCGCAGCAACCTTTGGCCTCGGTAAGCTCAGTTTCTCACTCTAATGCTCAAGATGATAAAGCAATGAGCTTAGGTAAAGTATTGGAGCAGATAAAAACACAGTATCAGGTAACTTTTGGTTACCAGGAAAAACTGGTAGCTGGAAAAAAAGTTGAATCAGAGCTGTGGAAAGAGCAGAGCCTGAAACAAGCCTTAGAAACTGTTTTGTCACCCCATGGATTAGAATATAAACAACTAGATGATGTACACTTTGTCATTACACTGAAGGATAAGGATTTACCTGAGAAATTACTGCCTAAAGAAGTTGGTAGTACGGGCAACAGTAAACAGCCTGATAATGCTCTACTACTCCGAAAACTTACTTCTCAATCTGTACAAGTGATCAAAGACTTGGATAAAACGCTTAGTGGCAGGGTTACAGACGGAGAAAGTGGAGATCCTTTACCAGGGGTTAATATTCTTGCAAAAGGGACGACTTCGGGTACAGTGACCGATATTGAAGGAAACTATAGGCTGACTGTTAGCGACGAGGTTAACACTTTAGTATTTTCCTCAATAGGTTATCTGACAGAAGAAGTTGAGATAAACGGTAGAAATACTATCGATATTAATTTAATGCCCGATATTCAGTCGCTTTCTGAAGTATTAGTTGTGGGTTATGGTACTGTCAAGAAAACCGACTTAACAGGATCTGTAGTCTCAGTTTCGACTGAAGGCTTAGAAAATTTACCTGTGGGTAACGCCCAAGAATTTCTTCAAGGCAGGGCTGCCGGTGTTCAGGTACAACAGCGCGGCGGTGATTTGGATGGAAATTTCGGGATATTAATAAGAGGTGTGAACTCTACAGGTTTAAATGGTCCTCTTTATGTGGTGGATGGAATTCCGCTTGCCGCAGAACTTTCTTCTACAATCAACCCAAATGATATTGCATCCCTGAATATTTTGAAAGATGCATCCGCTACTGCTATATATGGATCTAGAGCCTCTAATGGTGTGGTGGTTATCACCACCAAAACGGGAAGAAAGGGGAAAAGCTCGATAAATCTTGAAGTTAAAAATGGAATAGAAACAGATGTTAATCGGCTCGATATGATGAATACTTCTGAATATTTAGAATTTGCAGAACAGGCTTATAGTAATAGTGGGCGCGAGTGGCCTGGAATATCAGAAGACCTGGCAGCAAATGACAACGATTGGCAGGATTTGATGTTGCAGACTGGTAAATGGAGGGAGTATAATCTTACCGCTTCTGGAGGAAGCGAAAAAACAACTTTTCTCTTTTCAGGCTCATACCTCAATAGAACAGGAATTTTAATTGGGACCGATCTTGAAAGATATTCGTTTCGTGTAAATCTGGATCACGATCTCAACTCGAAATTAACTATGGGCGTCAGGCTTACCAATTCTTTCCAAAATCAAGAAGTTGCAGTTAATGATGTGCGATTTGGGAATGGTTATAGGTTAGCATTATTCAGTAGATCATGGAATCCTTACAAAGATGAAGACGGAAATTTTACAGGATTACAAAATTTATCCCCACCCAATAACGGTCCACAACGGAATCCCGTAGCTGAAACGCTTGAGGAGATAAGACAACAGGATGAAAATCGAATTTTAGGTAATGTGTTTGCAGAATATACATTTTTTGAGGGGTTAAGTTTTAAAGTTAATTTGGGTGTTGACCTTATTAATGGAAATAATTATACATATCTCCCCAAATTTGATCGTGGTGGTTACAGCAGACCAGTGGGTGATGTTACTGAGTTTAATTCAACAGACCTCAACTATCTAACGGATTACACGCTTACCTATAACAAGACTTTTGGAAAACATAAGGTTACGGGACTATTGGGGTCTTCTATCCAAAAATTTAACAATCAATTCTTTTCTGTAAGAGCCAATGGTACTACCAATAATGCACTGAACCAGATTGGTAATCAGCCAAATATCACCGACGGAACCAGCTCAGAGTTAAATGCATCAATTCTTTCCTATTTTGGCAGGCTTAATTATGTTTTTGACGACAAGTATTTATTAACTGCAACAATCAGAAGGGACGGCTCTTCGCGGTTCGGTCCTGGAAACAAATATGGAAATTTCCCCTCAGGCTCTTTGGCCTGGAGACTTTCAGAAGAGCGTTTCATGGAAAACGTTACTTTAATTGATGACTTAAAGTTGAGGGCAAGTTATGGGCTTACGGGTAATCAGGCAATTGCTGATTTTCAATATTTGGCTACTACAAGTCCCGCTAATTACGTTTTTGGAGATACAGAGGTAAGCGGGATTGCTCCAAATAGTTTTGCAAATACGGATGTACAATGGGAGACCAACAAACAATTGGATTTAGGGGTCGATTTAACGCTCTTTTCAAATCGACTATCCATTTCGGCTGACTATTACAACAAAAAATCTGAAGACCTATTGGTAGTGGTCCCAAAGCCATTGACGACGGGGATACCTTCAGATCCCACAGTAAATCTAGGTTCTATTAGAAATAAAGGATTCGATTTTTCTGTTACTTCGTACAATTTTGTAAGTGATTTTGAATGGACCACCAATCTTAATTTTTCTACCAATAAGAATGAAGTATTGGATATTGGACAGAATGCATTGGGTGAACCAACTCAAATACCTGGAGAGGCAGTAGCTCCATTTCAAGGCGGCATTCCCATAAATTTGACTACCGCTGGACAGCCCATCGGTGCTTTTTATACTTTGGTTTTTGATGGTATATGGCAAGAGAATGAAGCTGTACAAGCAGAGCAGTTCGGTGTTGAACCAGGAGATTCAAAATATGTAGATCAAAATGGAGACGGTGTTATAAATCCAGATGACAGGGTATTTATTGGACAAGCAAATCCTAAATTTTATGGAGGTTTAACAAATACGTTCAGCTACAAAAATTTTTCAGTTTCTACTTTCATTAATTGGCAGCATGGTAATCAAATATTTAATCAAGTACGTCAATTTATCGAGGCTGGAATACCAGATGTTAACGTTTTGGATGTAGACTACTGGACGCCGGAAAATCAGAGCAATATATATCCTCGACCTTTGAGCGACGGAAGAGCATTTAACTACAATACTCAACCTTCTACGAGACTCTTAGAGGACGGGTCTTTTATAAGACTAAAAAATGTGAGTTTGTCTTATGACTTCCCGAAGGATATTGTTGATAAAATCGGATTCAGTATACGTATGGGTTTTATTGCAACAAATTTATTTACGATTACCCAATATTCTGGCTTAGACCCTGAAAGTGCTAGCAGTGATGTGCTGTCTGGTGGATTTGACAGCACGCCCTATCCTTTATCAAGAACATACCTTTTTAGTTTAAACCTAGGTTTTTAA